DNA sequence from the Nitrospinaceae bacterium genome:
TCGAAAAAAATGGCCCGGCCATCGGACTTTTGCCGAGTCCGACTTTTGCCAGGGCCGCGCGGAACATGTTTTCCGAATCGCTTGAACCGGCGGCACAAACATTGTTTGGGAAAGACAGCGTTCGTCTTTCAGATTCCGAGGTCATCGAAATCATGCAAAAGCAGATGGAGTTATGGGAACTGCAGGAGGGAGAATATTCGTTAAGCGACGCTGTTTACTTTAGCGCCCAAAAACCGGACCGTTGATATATGATTTCTGCGTTTCAACAAAATATTAAAAATGCGCTTGCCCATCGCAAGCAAATTGCCATCCCGACATTCGGAAAATACCTGATTGCCATTGCCCTCGGTACCATTGCGTTGCTTGCGGTGGCGGTGGTCATCGCTCCCGAGAACGAACCGGAACGCTATTTTGTCAGAGAAGGAGGAATGGTCACGTATATATCCGCCGTGTTTCTGGGTTTGGCGGCGATTTTTTCCGGAGTTTGTTTCAAGCTCTCGCGTGGCCGAACCGATTTTCTTCGATTCTTCTGGCTTTTGACGGTTGTGGGATTTACTTTTCTATTCCTGGATGAATTGCTTCGGTTCCATGAATCGACTGGCCGCTGGATGACTCCCTCGGTCGACGTACCGGAAGGGTTTCGCAGGTGGGATGATATCATAGTGATCCTGTACGGGATCGTCGCTGTCATCGCAATGGCCGGTTTCCTCCCGGAAATCCTGCGTTATCCGAGGGTGGCGGAAATGATGGCCGCCGCCTTTACCTTCTATTTTATTCACACCCTCATAGATGCAACCCAAGAACCTCGAACGACCTTATCCGCTATTCTGGAGGAATCCGCTAAAGTCTTTTGCGCCGAGTACCTGGCGATTTCCATGTTTATTGCCTTGCTCGGGATCAAAGCGGCGGCAAAGCTTAAAGGGGAAAAATTAAACGAAGCTTCTCATTCCAAGCGTTGAGATCATTTCGCTCGTCTCAATGTGTTTTTGTCGGTGTGGTGAAACAGGTTTTCCTGCCCCTTGATCAGGAGTTGCGTGTCTTGCTCGTAACTGAAACTGCCGTCATCGTGAATCGTGACCTGCATTTCGAATCGCACGGTCTTGAATTCTTTGTCTAAAAATTTGTTCGAACAGATGCCATAGGTTTCCGAACCGACATCGGCGGAAAGCTTGAAGGCCTTTGCATCCGGCTCGACCGTCCCACCGGCGATGACCGCCACTCCACGGGGAACGATGAAACATCGGAGCACCTGTTTTGCATTGGCATCCCAAAGCCAGTAACCCAGTTCTTCATGAAATGGTTCGTCGGCTCCCAACTGCCAGGCGGTGATGGAATATCTGAGGCCGTAAAGTTTTTGCTCGTGATTGTTCACCGGACCACACGGATCGAACGTCATGCGTTCGCGAAATTTGTTTGTTTCGGTTTTCGTCCTGTCATCGGCGGGAGCCTTGTCATCGCCTTTGTCACCTTCCCAGATTCCCGCCAGGGGCGCCAGCGGACCTAATTTTTGGACAATATCGTCGGTCATAAAATTTCCTCTCTTTGAATTGTCATTTCATTTGATTTTCCCGCCATTCCTGAAACCGGTTGACGGCGTCGCTGATTCGATTCACCACCACGGCGCGGTCGGCAAATTCCTCCCATTCTCCGTTGGGGCTGACGATGATCAGGGGTTTTTCGTATTCCAGGGCCAATTGAATTTCGGTTTGGGTTCCATAGCTTCCTGGAAGGGCAAATATAAAATCTGCTGAAAGCACGATGATGTGATTGCGGCTGGCGAACTCATCTCCCTGTTTTCCGACACAGGGGAGGTGAGTGCGAATCACCATCTCCGTATACGGGTTGGGGTAGCCGGGGGGAGTCTGGTATTCCCGCCGTTGCAAAGGGGTGTCCAGCATTTCCGCTGCGGGCAGAACGCCGATCACACGTCCTTCCCTGGGGGAAACTGAAGTGAACGCCCGAGCGGTTTCGGCCATGACTCCCTGGCCACCGCCGTTGATCAGGTCGAACCCGTTCTCCGCCAGCCATTGCCCCAAAGGGTAACTTGAAGAATGATGGGGGTCGTTTCCCGACCCAATGACTGCTATCACGTTTCGGTGTTTGGTCATGGATGAATCACGCGTCTTTATTTTCCCCGGAAAATTTTTTCCTCTCCGGTTCTTTCAGGCCGACGAACGCCAGGAACGTCATTATGTTTTCCAGGTGGACCTCGGATTTCCCAAAGGGAATTTGATGGTGACCTTCTGTTTTGAGACTGACTTCATCGCCCCGGCGGATTAAATTATAGCTTAGTGAAGCGGCTTCGCTAACTCTTTCTTCGAGGATCGCCTCTGGAACCTGGCGATTGGTCTGGGAATCTTTCAGATTCAAGAACAGGGTGAAACTCTGTTCGCCTTCTGTAAGTAATTCTTTCACTCGCAGATTGCCCGTTTTGGCTGAAGATTTCCAATGCACGGCGTTCAAGGGATCGCCTTCGCGATATTCCTTCAACGCAAAAATTTCTTCGCCCTGATGCCGGACGATTCCCTGCCCCTCCGCCGAAGGATGAGAAGGCGGCGGCAGGTGCACGGGTTGAATTACCGGAAAGACGACGGTTTCCATGATTTCCGGCAAGAATTTTTTCTTATAAAAAAAACCAAAGGGGAAACTGGTGGATACCTGAAACCCTGCAATTCTCAGGAGACCTCTTTTAGCCGCTTTCACCAGCATGGTTTTTTGTTCGGTGCTTTTCGGCGGCAAATGAAAAATGTATACGCCGGGGTTTCCTTCCAGTCCGTGCTTGTTGTCTGAGATGATTGCGATGCGCAGGGAATAGGAGGAAAAATAATTTTTTGGGTTGGTCACCGTAAGGATCAAAGGGAAAACATCTTTCGCATACACTGTGGCAGGCAGGGAGCTGTTGACGGTTATTTTTTTGAGAGTCAGTTCGGACAAAATTCCT
Encoded proteins:
- a CDS encoding FABP family protein — translated: MTDDIVQKLGPLAPLAGIWEGDKGDDKAPADDRTKTETNKFRERMTFDPCGPVNNHEQKLYGLRYSITAWQLGADEPFHEELGYWLWDANAKQVLRCFIVPRGVAVIAGGTVEPDAKAFKLSADVGSETYGICSNKFLDKEFKTVRFEMQVTIHDDGSFSYEQDTQLLIKGQENLFHHTDKNTLRRAK